The Pandoraea vervacti DNA window GGCGAGACTGTGCTGCGCGCCGTGATCAGCGAGCGTATGCAACCGGGCGTGGTGTACACGACGTTCCATTTCCCGGAATCCGGGGCGAACGTCATTACGACGGATAACTCGGACTGGGCGACGAACTGCCCGGAATACAAGGTGACGGCGGTGCAGGTGTTGCCGGTGGCGCAGCCCTCGGCCTGGCAGGACAAGTATTCGAAATTCAACCGCACGCAGCTCGAATTGCTCGATGCGGCCCGCAACCCTGCCGAACCGGTGCCGGCGAAGTAGGGGGAGCGAACCCTGGAATGAAGTGGAGTCAGCGTTAACCGATGTCCAACCCCTTGCTTGATACGGCAGATACGTCAAAGGTGAGCGATGCCGTCGGTGCGCCCGACGACGGCGTCGTCGCCCCTGTGTGCGACGTGGCGCCCGCCGCCATCGATCCCGAGAGTCTGTCGCCGCATGCGACGTTCGCCGTCCGGCGATTTCGTCACGGCGGGTGGCAGCAGGCGAGTGATGCGCTCGCCGAAGAAGTGCCCGTCGCGCTGGAATTCAATGGCATTTCGCACGTCGTGATGCTCGCGACGCCCGCCGATATCGAAGATTTTGCGCTGGGGTTCGCGCTGTCCGAAGGCATTCTGAACGACAGGCGCGAATGCTATGGCATCGACGTCTCGGCGACTTCGCTGGGTATTACCGCGCACCTCGAGATCTCGTCGCGGGCATTCGCGGGGCTCAAGGAGCGGCGTCGCAACCTCACCGGGCGCACTGGCTGCGGGTTATGCGGCACGGAGAGTCTGGATCAGGTCCTGCGTCCCTTGCCGTCGGCCGGCGAGCCGCTGCGCGTCACGCACGTGGCGCTGGCGGCCGCGCATG harbors:
- the fdhD gene encoding formate dehydrogenase accessory sulfurtransferase FdhD, whose protein sequence is MSNPLLDTADTSKVSDAVGAPDDGVVAPVCDVAPAAIDPESLSPHATFAVRRFRHGGWQQASDALAEEVPVALEFNGISHVVMLATPADIEDFALGFALSEGILNDRRECYGIDVSATSLGITAHLEISSRAFAGLKERRRNLTGRTGCGLCGTESLDQVLRPLPSAGEPLRVTHVALAAAHAGLASHQPLNGVTGAVHGAAWCSPSGEILVLREDVGRHNALDKLIGALARDGQAFDRGFVLMTSRASVEIVQKAAQVGIPMVAAVSAATALAVRTAQAAGVALVGFVRGEQCVIYAGGAALDERA